One stretch of Mangifera indica cultivar Alphonso chromosome 9, CATAS_Mindica_2.1, whole genome shotgun sequence DNA includes these proteins:
- the LOC123225516 gene encoding calpain-type cysteine protease DEK1-like isoform X1 codes for MEGDERGILLACAISGSLFAVLGSASFSILWAVNWRPWRLYSWVFARKWPNILQGPQLGVICRVLSLLAWMVVLSPVAVLIMWGCWLIVILGRDIVGLAIIMAGTALLLAFYSIMLWWRTQWQSSRAVALLLLLAVALLCAYELCAVYVTAGLNASERYSPSGFFFGVSAIALAINMLFICRMVFNGNGLDVDEYVRRAYKFAYPDGIEMGPLACLPELPDPNELYPRQSSRASHLGLLYFGSLVVLFVYSILYGLTAKDARWLGAVTSAAVIILDWNMGACLYGFKLLQNHVAALFVAGASRVFLICFGVHYWYLGHCISYAVVASFLLGAAVSRHLSVTNPLAARRDALKSTVIRLREGFRRKEQNSSSSSSVGCGSSMKRSSSAEEGHIGNIIEASGQSAGQCIGDASHWNNGLFCRNASSHEGIHSDKSMDSGRPSIALRSSSCRSVIQEPEAGSSFAEKNYDQNNSLVVCSSSGLDSQGCGSSTSASANQQMLDVNLALAFQERLNDPRITSLLKRRARQGDRELTSLLQDKGLDPNFAMMLKEKSLDPTILALLQRSSLDADRDHCDNTDVTIIDSNSVDNVMPNQISLSEELRLHGLEKWLQLSRFFLHHVAGTPERAWVLFSFVFILETISVAIVRPRTIRIVNATHQQFEFGFAVLLLSPVVCSIMAFLRSLQAEDVAMTSKPRKYGFIAWLLSTSVGLLLSFLSKSSVLLGLSLTVPLMVACLSVAIPIWIHNGYQFWVSQVESATSAAGNDRPPGRKEGVVLVVCIILFAGSVLALGAIVSAKPLEDLNYKGWTGDSHGSASPYASSVYLGWVMASVIALLVTGVLPIVSWFATYRFSLSSAICVGIFAAVLVAFFGASYLEVVKSRDDQVPTKGDFLASLLPLVCIPALLSLCCGLLKWKDDGWRLSQGVYVFVTIGLLLLLGAISAVIVVIKPWTVGVAFLLLLLLIALAIGVIHHWASNNFYLTRTQMFFVCFVAFLLGLAAFLVGWFDDKPFVGASVGYFSFLFLLAGRALTVLLSPPIVVYSPRVLPVYVYDAHADSGKNVSVAFLVLYGVALAIEGWGVVASLKIYPPFAGAAVSAIALVVAFGFAVSRPYLTLKMMEDAVNFLSKDTVVQAISRSATKTRNALSGTYSAPQRSASSTALLVGDPSATRDKQGNLMLPRDDVMKLRDRLRNEEFLAESFFCRMRYGRFCHDLASDYDHRREMCTHARILALEEAIDTEWVYMWDKFGGYLLLLLGLTAKAEQVQDEVRLRLFLDSIGFSDLSAKKIKKWMPEDRRQFEIIQESYIREKEMEEEILMQRREEEGRGKERRKALLEREERKWKEIEASLISSIPNAGSREAAAMAAAVRAVGGDSVLEDSFARERVSNIAHRIRTAQLARRALQTGITGAVCVLDDEPTTSGRHCGQIDQSISQSKRVSFSIAVMIQPESGPVCLLGTESQKKICWEILVAGAEQGIEAGQVGLRLITKGDRQTIAKDWSISATSIADGRWHIVTMTIDADLGEATCYLDGVYDGYQTGLALSVGNSIWDLGTEVYVGVRPPTEMDLFGRSDSEGAESKMHIMDVFLWGRCLTEDEVAALYAAICSAEFSMDEYPEDNWQWADSPPRVDEWDSDPADVDLYDRDDIDWDGQYSSGRKRRADRDGMVIHVDSFARKFRKPRMETQEEIHQRMLSVELAVKEALIARGERQFTDQEFPPNELSLFVDPENPTPKLQVVAEWMRPSEIVKDSRLDCRPCLFSGAVNPSDVCQGRLGNCWFLSAVAVLTEVSQISEVIITPEYNEEGIYTVRFCIQGEWVPVVVDDWIPCESPGKPAFATSKKVYELWVSILEKAYAKLHGSYEALEGGLVQDALVDLTGGAGEEIDMRSAQAQIDLASGRLWSQLLHFKQEGFLLGAGSPSGSDVHISSSGIVQGHAYSILQVREVDGHKLVQIRNPWANEVEWNGPWSDSSLEWTDRMKHKLKHVPQSKDGIFWMSWQDFQIHFRSIYVCRVYPPEMRYSVHGQWRGYSAGGCQDYASWNQNPQFRVRATGSDASYPVHVFITLTQGVSFSRTAAGFRNYQSSHDSMMFYIGMRILKTRGRRAAHNIYLHESVGGTDYVNSREISCEMVLDPDPKGYTIVPTTIHPGEEAPFVLSVFTKASIFLEAL; via the exons ATGGAAGGTGATGAACGAGGGATATTGTTGGCTTGTGCAATTTCGGGAAGCCTATTTGCAGTTTTGGGTTCAGCTTCATTTTCGATTCTCTGGGCTGTGAATTGGCGGCCTTGGAGACTTTATAG tTGGGTATTTGCAAGAAAATGGCCAAATATATTACAAGGACCTCAGCTGGGTGTAATATGTCGAGTTCTGTCTCTGTTGGCATGGATGGTTGTTTTATCTCCAGTTGCTGTGCTTATCATGTGGGGATGCTGGTTGATTGTAATACTTGGTCGGGATATAGTTGGTCTGGCTATAATAATGGCTGGAACTGCTCTTTTATTGGCCTTCTATTCAATCATGCTTTGGTGGAGAACACAATGGCAAAGCTCAA GGGCTGTCGCTTTGCTTCTTCTTCTGGCTGTTGCCTTGCTCTGTGCATATGAGCTTTGTGCTGTGTATGTTACAGCTGGGTTAAATGCATCTGAACGATATTCGCCTTCTGGTTTCTTTTTTGGTGTATCTGCAATTGCATTAGCTATCAACATGCTTTTTATTTGTCGAATGGTCTTTAATG GGAATGGCTTAGATGTAGATGAGTATGTCCGGAGGGCTTACAAATTTGCTTATCCTGATGGTATAGAGATGGGTCCTTTGGCTTGTTTACCAGAACTGCCTGATCCCAATGAGTTGTATCCTCGGCAATCGAGTAG GGCTTCACATCTTGGACTTCTCTATTTTGGTTCGCTTGTAGTTCTCTTTGTCTACTCCATTTTATATGGTTTGACAGCAAAGGATGCCCGCTGGCTTGGAGCAGTTACATCAGCTGCTGTTATCATTCTTG atTGGAACATGGGGGCATGCTTGTATGGATTTAAGCTTCTGCAAAATCATGTTGCAGCTCTTTTTGTTGCTGGAGCATCTCGGGTTTTCCTGATTTGCTTTGGAGTGCATTATTG GTACTTGGGACACTGTATCAGTTATGCAGTTGTTGCCTCATTCCTATTAGGTGCTGCAGTTTCTCGTCATTTGTCAGTTACAAACCCATTAGCTGCTAGGAGAGATGCCTTAAAGAGTACAGTGATTCGCCTAAGGGAGGGATTTCGCAGAAAAGAACAGAACAGTTCTTCCAGCTCTTCCGTAGGTTGTGGTTCAAGTATGAAGCGAAGTAGTAGTGCTGAAGAAGGTCACATTGGTAATATTATTGAAGCTAGTGGCCAGAGTGCAGGACAGTGTATAGGTGATGCTAGTCATTGGAATAATGGTCTTTTTTGTCGAAATGCTAGTTCTCATGAGGGTATCCATAGTGATAAGAGCATGGATAGTGGTCGGCCAAGTATAGCATTACGTAGCAGTTCTTGTCGTTCAGTCATCCAAGAGCCTGAAGCAGGTTCTTCCTTtgcagaaaaaaattatgatcaaAATAACTCCCTGGTTGTTTGCTCTAGTAGTGGTCTTGATAGCCAGGGCTGTGGGTCTAGCACATCAGCTTCAGCAAATCAACAAATGTTAGATGTAAATTTAGCCCTTGCCTTTCAGGAAAGGTTGAATGACCCAAGGATTACGTCCCTATTGAAGAGGAGGGCAAGACAAGGAGATCGAGAATTGACTAGTTTATTGCAGGATAAGGGATTGGATCCAAATTTTGCCATGATGTTGAAGGAGAAAAGCTTGGATCCTACTATATTGGCATTATTGCAGAGAAGTAGTTTGGATGCGGACAGAGATCATTGTGACAACACCGATGTCACAATCATCGACTCTAACAGTGTTGATAATGTTATGCCTAATCAAATTTCTCTATCAGAAGAGCTAAGGCTACATGGGCTTGAAAAGTGGCTTCAACTGTCTAGATTTTTTTTGCATCATGTAGCAGGCACTCCAGAGCGGGCATGGGTtctctttagttttgttttCATCCTTGAAACAATCAGTGTAGCGATTGTTCGTCCAAGGACAATTAGGATTGTAAATGCTACACACCAACAA ttTGAATTTGGCTTTGCTGTGCTGCTTTTATCTCCTGTTGTCTGTTCAATCATGGCTTTCCTCCGCTCCCTTCAAGCTGAAGATGTGGCCATGACGTCAAAACCTCGCAAG TATGGATTTATCGCCTGGCTGCTAAGTACTAGTGTTGGATTGCTGCTTTCCTTCTTAAG TAAATCATCAGTGCTTCTAGGACTTTCCTTGACTGTCCCACTCATGGTGGCTTGCCTTTCTGTTGCAATTCCAATTTGGATACATAATGGTTATCAGTTTTGGGTTTCACAAGTAGAATCTGCAACAAGTGCTGCAGGAAATGATCGACCTCCTGGGAGAAAGGAG GGTGTGGTTCTTgttgtttgtataattttatttgctgGATCTGTATTAGCTCTGGGCGCAATAGTATCTGCAAAGCCATTGGAAGATTTAAACTACAAGGGATGGACTGGTGACTCTCATGGTTCTGCCTCTCCTTATGCATCGTCTGTGTACCTTGGTTGGGTTATGGCATCAGTGATTGCTTTATTAGTCACTGGTGTACTGCCAATTGTTTCATGGTTTGCCACATATCGGTTTTCTCTATCTTCTGCTATATGTGTTGGGATATTTGCAG CTGTGCTTGTGGCATTTTTTGGTGCATCCTACTTAGAAGTTGTCAAATCTAGGGATGACCAAGTTCCAACAAAGGGTGATTTTCTTGCTTCTTTACTTCCTCTGGTGTGTATTCCAGCATTGCTATCCCTTTGCTGTGGGTTGCTCAAATg GAAAGATGATGGTTGGAGGCTTTCTCAAGGTGTATATGTATTTGTAACTATtggtcttcttcttctgcttggTGCAATATCAGCTGTTATTGTTGTAATTAAGCCTTGGACT GTTGGGGTAGCATTTCTCTTACTTCTGCTCCTGATTGCGCTAGCCATTGGTGTCATCCATCATTGGgcttcaaacaatttttatttgacCAGGACCCAGATGTTCTTTGTTTGTTTCGTTGCTTTTCTTTTGGGTTTGGCAGCATTTCTTGTTGGATGGTTTGATG ATAAGCCTTTTGTTGGTGCATCTGTTGGTTATTTTTCCTTTCTGTTTCTTCTTGCCGGAAGAGCCTTGACT GTTCTTCTTTCGCCTCCAATTGTTGTTTATTCTCCACGAGTACTGCCTGTATATGTTTATGATGCTCATGCTGATAGTGGAAAAAATGTCAG TGTGGCATTTCTTGTGCTGTATGGGGTTGCACTGGCAATTGAGGGCTGGGGTGTTGTTgctagtttaaaaatttatccacCATTTGCTGGAGCTGCTGTATCTGCAATTGCTCTTGTTGTAGCTTTTGGTTTTGCTGTCTCTCGTCCATATCTAACTCTTAAG ATGATGGAAGATGCTGTTAATTTTCTTAGCAAGGATACTGTTGTTCAAGCAATTTCTCGTTCTGCAACCAAG ACAAGAAATGCTTTGTCTGGTACTTATTCAGCTCCACAAAGGTCTGCTAGTTCAACAGCTCTGCTGGTTGGAGACCCTAGTGCTACACGTGATAAGCAAGGAAACCTAATGCTTCCTAGAGATGATGTCATGAAACTGAGAGATCGTCTGAGAAATGAGGAATTTCTTGCTGAGTCATTCTTTTGCAGAATGAGATATGGACGTTTTTGCCATGACTTGGCCAGTGATTATGATCACAGAAGAGAAATGTGTACTCATGCTAGAATTTTGGCTTTGGAAGAGGCAATTGATACTGAATGGGTATACATGTGGGATAAATTTGGGGGTTATTTACTTCTTTTGCTTGGTTTGACTGCCAAGGCCGAACAAGTACAG GATGAGGTACGGTTGAGACTCTTTCTTGATAGCATTGGGTTTTCGGACCTAAGTGCCAAGAAAATTAAGAAGTGGATGCCAGAGGATCGTAGGCAGTTTGAAATTATCCAGGAGAG TTATATAAGAGAAAAGGAGATGGAAGAGGAAATCTTAATGCAAAGACGTGAAGAGGAAGGGAGAGgtaaagaaagaaggaaagctCTCCTTGAGAGGGAAGAACGCAAATGGAAGGAGATTGAAGCTTCCCTCATTTCCTCTATTCCCAATGCTGGAAGCAGGGAGGCAGCAGCCATGGCAGCTGCAGTTCGGGCAGTAGGTGGTGATTCTGTTCTTGAGGACTCGTTTGCACGGGAGAGGGTTTCAAACATTGCACACAGGATACGCACTGCTCAGCTAGCTCGACGAGCACTGCAG ACTGGAATTACTGGTGCTGTTTGTGTTCTTGATGATGAACCAACTACAAGTGGCAGACACTGTGGACAGATTGACCAAAGCATAAGTCAAAGTAAAAGGGTTAGCTTTTCCATTGCAGTGATGATCCAACCTGAGTCTGGTCCAGTTTGTCTTCTAGGCACTGAGTCTCAGAAGAAAATTTGCTGGGAAATTCTGGTTGCTGGTGCTGAGCAAGGTATTGAGGCTGGACAAGTGGGGCTTAGATTGATTACGAAAGGTGATAGACAGACTATTGCAAAGGATTGGAGTATTAGTGCAACAAGTATTGCTGATGGAAG GTGGCATATTGTGACAATGACAATTGACGCTGATTTAGGTGAGGCAACTTGCTATTTGGATGGTGTTTATGATGGCTACCAAACTGGGCTGGCATTATCTGTGGGCAATAGCATTTGGGATTTAGGGACTGAGGTGTATGTTGGTGTTAGACCACCTACTGAAATGGATCTATTTGGGAGGTCAGATAGTGAAGGAGCTGAGTCTAAGATGCATATAATGGATGTTTTCCTATGGGGAAGGTGCTTAACCGAAGATGAGGTGGCTGCCCTTTATGCTGCTATATGCTCAGCTGAGTTCAGTATGGATGAATACCCTGAAGATAATTGGCAATGGGCTGATTCACCTCCAAGA GTTGATGAGTGGGATAGTGATCCTGCAGATGTAGACCTTTATGACAGGGATGACATAGATTGGGATGGGCAATATTCAAGTGGGAGGAAAAGAAGGGCAGATCGTGATGGTATGGTAATCCATGTGGATTCCTTTGCAAGGAAGTTCAGGAAGCCTCGGATGGAAACACAAGAAGAAATTCATCAAAGGATGCTTTCGGTTGAATTGGCTGTGAAAGAAGCCCTCATTGCCAGGGGTGAAAGACAATTTACTGATCAGGAGTTCCCTCCAAATGAGCTGTCATTATTTGTGGATCCAGAAAATCCCACTCCCAAGTTGCAG GTTGTTGCTGAGTGGATGAGGCCTTCTGAAATTGTGAAAGATAGCCGTTTAGATTGTCGTCCATGCTTGTTTTCGGGAGCTGTGAACCCCTCTGATGTTTGTCAG GGTCGATTGGGGAATTGCTGGTTTTTGAGTGCTGTTGCTGTTCTAACGGAGGTCTCACAAATATCTGAAGTGATTATTACTCCGGAGTATAATGAGGAAGGAATCTACACTGTTCGCTTTTGTATTCAG GGTGAGTGGGTCCCTGTTGTTGTTGACGATTGGATTCCTTGTGAATCACCGGGTAAACCAGCATTTGCTACTAGCAAAAAGGTTTATGAACTTTGGGTCTCTATATTGGAGAAGGCATATGCCAAATTGCATGGTTCTTATGAGGCACTGGAAGGAGGGCTTGTTCAGGATGCTCTTGTGGACCTTACTGGGGGTGCTGGTGAGGAGATTGACATGAGGAGTGCCCAGGCCCAGATTGATCTTGCAAGTGGTAGATTATGGTCCCAATTGTTGCACTTTAAACAAGAAGGATTCCTACTTGGCGCTGGGAGTCCATCAGGTTCTGATGTGCACATTTCTTCCAGCGGCATTGTGCAAGGGCATGCTTACTCTATATTGCAG GTGAGAGAGGTTGATGGCCACAAGCTTGTTCAAATTCGAAACCCATGGGCTAATGAAGTTGAGTGGAATGGTCCTTGGTCTGACTCATCTCTGGAATGGACTGATAGGATGAAGCACAAGCTGAAGCATGTTCCACAG TCAAAAGATGGTATATTTTGGATGTCATGGCAAGACTTCCAGATTCACTTTAGATCTATATATGTTTGTCGTGTCTACCCGCCCGAGATGCGTTATTCTGTGCACGGCCAGTGGCGAGGTTATAGTGCTGGTGGCTGCCAAGATTATGCTTCATGGAATCAAAATCCACAGTTCCGAGTCAGAGCCACAGGTTCAGATGCGTCATATCCAGTGCATGTGTTCATCACATTAACTCAG gGTGTAAGTTTTTCAAGAACTGCTGCTGGTTTTAGGAATTATCAATCCAGTCATGATTCAATGATGTTTTATATTGGCATGAGGATACTCAAAACTCGTGGTCGTCGTGCTGCTCACAACATTTACCTACACGAATCTGTCGGAGGGACAGATTATGTGAACTCTCGAGAAATATCATGTGAGATGGTTCTGGACCCTGATCCAAAGGGTTACACGATAGTGCCTACGACTATACATCCTGGGGAGGAAGCACCATTTGTTCTTTCTGTTTTCACCAAAGCATCAATATTCCTGGAAGCTTTATAG